One genomic window of Halictus rubicundus isolate RS-2024b chromosome 12, iyHalRubi1_principal, whole genome shotgun sequence includes the following:
- the Bnb gene encoding bangles and beads, translating into MKLIVTAMVCLAVLKTAFALPLAGIEDPFSVSPLDRSTSPSGVADQKLKAPKAESTPAPEPALKSEASSTPLPAKPEEKKEEPLAKPEEPRAEPLEKPEAKLPEQPNPTTLAPQAQPPQEPKSEQPQELNKEEETLKPAASETHVLAEAAPQEPQQEPAEVLPEQTKSVVLLEGKIAEQPDSAEQLDSAEKNAEANKELPKEEKQLKEAKPSVRKEDESASSASSSSAESSEEKAALAPEEKKLLDKPQEDKEKKAEEKPDRVTRDAEEAVPAVKKLDQSSEQSPAPAEAEKSQEQPKQAAALAEEAKPALKAETAELAVEQPAAAASSLESSKNEEKLDVAAPPAKEAKSAQVAAEAEAASEQAKPEESSQVKSEAAAVDAQSQAKAAPAEEKKEEPLKQEKDKEAKSEESSEKKSEESSEEKSAEKKEAKSSEEDKSSEEKKLKPAEAKPELLPKPQELRKEYE; encoded by the exons ATGAAGCTGATCGTGACAGCGATGGTGTGCCTGGCGGTGCTAAAGACGGCGTTCGCCTTGCCCTTGGCTGGAATAGAAGACCCGTTCTCGGTGTCGCCGTTGGACAGGTCGACGTCACCGTCCGGTGTTGCGGACCAGAAGCTGAAGGCACCGAAAGCGGAGTCGACGCCAGCGCCTGAGCCAGCCTTGAAGAGCGAAGCTTCCTCCACCCCTCTGCCTGCCAAGCCTGAAGAGAAGAAGGAAGAGCCACTGGCGAAACCCGAGGAGCCTCGAGCCGAGCCTCTCGAGAAGCCCGAGGCGAAGCTGCCGGAACAACCAAACCCGACGACTCTGGCCCCGCAGGCACAGCCTCCTCAAGAGCCGAAAAGTGAACAGCCTCAGGAGCTGAATAAAGAGGAGGAGACCTTGAAGCCAGCTGCTTCCGAGACCCACGTGTTGGCGGAGGCTGCGCCGCAGGAACCCCAGCAGGAGCCTGCTGAAGTTCTCCCTGAGCAGACC AAATCCGTAGTCCTCCTCGAGGGCAAGATCGCCGAGCAGCCCGACTCCGCCGAGCAGCTCGACTCCGCCGAGAAGAACGCGGAAGCCAACAAAGAGTTGCCGAAGGAAGAGAAGCAGCTCAAGGAGGCGAAACCCAGCGTGAGGAAGGAAGACGAGTCCGCTTCGTCCGCTTCGAGCTCCTCCGCCGAGTCATCCGAAGAAAAGGCCGCGCTCGCACCGGAAGAGAAGAAGCTCCTCGACAAGCCCCAAGAGGACAAGGAGAAGAAAGCCGAAGAGAAGCCCGACCGCGTGACCCGCGACGCCGAGGAAGCAGTACCAGCAGTGAAGAAACTCGACCAATCATCCGAGCAATCCCCGGCACCCGCTGAAGCCGAGAAGAGCCAGGAACAACCGAAACAGGCGGCGGCGCTAGCGGAAGAGGCAAAACCAGCCCTGAAGGCCGAGACGGCCGAGCTTGCGGTCGAACAACCAGCAGCCGCCGCCAGCTCCTTGGAGTCCTCCAAGAACGAGGAGAAACTCGATGTCGCTGCCCCACCAGCGAAGGAAGCGAAGAGCGCTCAGGTCGCAGCCGAAGCCGAGGCCGCATCCGAACAGGCGAAACCTGAGGAATCCAGCCAGGTGAAGAGCGAAGCTGCTGCCGTCGATGCTCAGTCCCAGGCAAAGGCTGCGCCCGCCgaggagaagaaggaggagcCGCTGAAGCAGGAGAAGGACAAGGAAGCGAAGTCGGAGGAGTCTTCGGAAAAGAAGTCGGAGGAGTCTTCGGAAGAGAAGTCGGCCGAGAAGAAGGAAGCCAAGAGCAGCGAGGAGGACAAGTCCTCCGAGGAGAAGAAGTTGAAACCCGCCGAGGCCAAGCCCGAGCTCCTGCCGAAGCCCCAGGAGCTGAGGAAGGAGTACGAGTAA